The DNA window TGTGGATATCGTTATAAAGAGCAagactgaaaataacattttttaatccGGTTAAATAATACAACAGCGTGCAAATAAATGcggaatacatttattttgcgtGGATTTATCaaattttagttaataataaccaTTTATGGAAGTTtaaagcatcttttttttttcagggaaatGTGAATGCTACATAAATACCGCCATACTCATTGGGGGTTTTGCCTGAAAGGAAAAAGAATAGGCTATATGTAGCTCTGCATGTGAGTACAAGTTGGACTAATAACACATTTTTGGGAGCTTTGGAGGAGGGGTTTTCGAAAAGAAAAGCAACACATCTGTTTCTTGGATCATGGTCATGGAGAACATGCAGAGGTCTGCGCTTCTGCTCTGTGTCTTGGCTGTGGGACTTGCTTTCTGTGGAATTTCGTCTGCCTCAGACAGAAATGTGTCATTGAATGAACACCAAACAGACAATACCTCCTTGTCAGCACACCTTCACCCCAAGCTATACTTTGATCAGACAGAATTGCGTTTGATGAAACAGAGGGCCACCACCACACATAGACAAATATTTAAAGTTATTCGTAATGCTGTTTCTGTTATGCTATCAAATGCAGCTCTTTACCAGCCTCCGGTGAGCCATGAGGATTTCGGCAAGAAATGGAATGAAATTTATGGTAACAATTTGCCCCCTCTTGCACTATACTGTCTGCTTCAACCGGAGGATGCTACTGCCTCTCAATTTTTGATTGAGTACATGGACCGAATGGTGGAGTACCCAGATTGGACGGTGTCCAGTGCGCCAAATGATGAGGTTCCCATCGCCCACTCCCTCACTGGATTTGCCACGGCGTATGATTTCATTTACACCTTTCTTGACACCCGCAGAAGATTGCGATATCTCAGGAAAATACGATCTGTTACTGAGGAGCTTTTTGAACTTTCCAAGCACAGAGGATGGGGAAAGCAGTTTCTACAGAACCACCAGACAACTAATATACTAGCCATTCTCATTGGTGCTCTTGTGGCAGGGGAACATAATGACCCAGAGACCATGATATGGAAGCAAATATCAGTCAACTACATGGAAAAGACCATGTTCCTTCTCAGCCACATTGTCGATGGCTCTCTTGATGAAGGTGTTGCGTATGGTAGCTACACAGCAAAATCCATCACTCAGTATGTTTACTTAGCGTTGCGTCATTTTCAGATAGACAACACACAGAACAACTGGCTCAGAGCTCACTTCATGTTTTACTTTGCTACACTGCTTCCTGGATTTCAAAGAACGGTTGGCATTGCAGACTCCAATTACAACTGGTTCTATGGGCCAGAGAGCCAGCTTGTATTTCTGGATGCATATGTGATCCAAAATGGCTCCGGAAACTGGCTGGCAAAGCAGATTAGGAAGCATCGTCCTAAAGATGGACCCATGATGCAATCAGCAGCCCAACGTTGGGCTACTTTACATACGGAGTACATATGGTATGAGTCTGCTTTAACTCCACAGCCTCCACCTGAATTTAACAAATCAACTATGCACATTTTCTCCAACTGGGGTGTGGTGACGTATGGAGCAGGGTTACCTCAAGATCAAGGTAATACCTTTGTGTCATTTAAATCTGGAAAATTAGGAGGGCGAGCAGTGTATGATATTGTCCATGCACAACCTTACTCTTGGGTAGAAGGCTGGACGAACTTTAACCCCGGGCACGAGCACCCTGATCAAAACTCCTTTACTTTTGCACCAAATGGACAGGTGTTTGTTTCTGAGGCTTTGTATGGTCCTAAATACAGTTATCTTAACAATGTGCTGGTATTTGCCCCCTCACCCACTAGCCAGTGTATGCAGCCATGGGAAGGACAGTTGGGGGAATGTTCAAAGTGGCTACGATGGGGAGAAAAGGAAGTCGGGGATACCGCTGGGGAGGTCATTGCAGCTTCATCGCATCAGGACATGTTGTTTGTGAGTGGAGAGTCTGTGTCGGCCTATTCATCTGCCATGAAGCTAAAGAGTGTGTATCGAGCACTTGTGCTTCTCAACTCTCAAACATTACTTGTTCTGGACCACATTGAGAAACACAAGCTCTCCCCTCTCAATTCTCTCAGTGCGTTTTTTCACAACCTTGACATTGATCTCAGGTATGTTCCTCACAGATCATTTGGAAAATACAATGGGGCTCTGATGGATGTGTGGGATGcacattacaaaatgttttgGCTGGACGCTCAAGGATCCAGCCCCGTTGCCAGGATACAAGAGGCAGAACAGGCTGCCGAATTCAAAAAGAGATGGACGCAGTATATAAACGTGACCTTTCCCATGGAGAACACTGTCACTAGAGTGGCTTATTTGATGCATGGCCCATACGTCAAGGTCTCGGACTGTAGATTCATAGACAACAGTAAAAGTGGAGTCAAAATATCAGTGACTCTTAATGACACAGAAACTGTTGTGTCCATTGTAACAAACTATGAAGACATTGAGGCCAGACATGGCTACTTGGGCTTTGCAGGCTTTGCTAAAACTGAAGACAACAGGAGAATAGTTCAGTTTGGCCGGGGAATTCAAACCTTGCCAAGTCGAGTCGcaaactattttgtatttgaCTTTGGATTGGTGGTAAACATCTCTGCGGCGTTGACTTTATGTTTTGGTTTAGCTTTCGTAATGAAAAAAAGGAAGTGTCATGTGTCGTTCAGTATGCTAATTCATTGCACTCTGGtctgtgtgttgtttttgtgGGTGACTGAACTTTTGTCTCTTTTTTATGGCTGTGAACAGCTCTTGTGCAATGTTAAGTCAGAAGACAGCAGCATATATGATGGAACAGACTCTAGTGTCCATGACCTCCTCCCCATCATCACGATTACATCCATGCCAGGCTCAGGCGCAGAGATCCTTCAGCACCTTTTCGATAATAGCTCTGACTTTGTATACCTTCGGATTCCTTCGACCTACCTGCGGTTCCCCGTATCTCCTTTCGTCTCTCTGGTGGACGCTTGCGAGCTGTCCAAAGCAGACGCGCAAAATGGACGATTTCGAGTCATTCAGGGATGGTTCCATTCCTTAGTCCACAATGTGAAACTGCACCTGCAAAACATTCAGTTGCACCAGAGCAATGATGAAACAGAGAACAAAGTCAAAGAAAAAGGACAAAGAAAGAGAAGGATGCTGCTGTCAGAGCAAACAAGGATAGGGAGCGGCAAGGCTACCCAAATGGACTTTGCATACATACAAGAGCTCAGGCAGCACTTGGTGAAGTACCCAAATGCCCGGCCAGTGCTGAACATGGGCAGTGGAGGCTGGTTCTTGAAGATGCCCTATCTTCAAGAGGTCATAGGTCACTCACTTCGCTCAGTTCATGTGGTCAGAGACCCACGTGCATGGATTTATCTAATGCTCTACAGCAGCAAGCCAAGCCTGTACTTACGTAAGAATATTAAAAGGCACATTGTCAACATTTTTAAGCAGAACATTGATGATGTGGATCAGGGTTGTGCTATAGTGGACTCACAGTTCCTTTCTTTAAAGAAGATCCTCTCCCAGCCAGATCCAAACCCTGTATGGCTGCTAGCTCAGCTATGGATGGCTCACAATTCAGCAGGGCTCAAGGTGAGCGCAAGCCTTCCCCCACAAATGTACCTTATAGTCAAATTTGAAGACGTTGTATATTTTCCTGAAGAGACAGCGAGAAAGATACATACCTTTCTTGGAATACCAGTTGCGCCAGCTGCGTTAAACCAGCTGATATTTGCCACATCTACAAATCTGTATAATCTGATATATGAAGGAGATATATCACCTGCCAAAATCAACATGTGGAAGGAGAATATGGCTGTAGATGAGATTAAACTCATTGAGGACACATGCTGGCCTGTGATGGAGAGGCTGGGATATAAAAGACACACAGTCAGTCATTCTTCTTTGTAAATGTTTCTGGAGTTTTCATACTGTGCCTGAAGATGATATAAGTAGACTATGTCAGTATGATCCCTTTAAATGTTGCCTTCTCTGCAGTCAGTCACATGACCATTTTTTTGCGCTCTGATTCCAGTATAGCTAAGCaatgtttatgtattatttaaaactttCAGACAAAACTGAGGCTAGATGTGCTAAAGAGCAAAAAGTGATTACTCATCATTGAAGATGGGGAACAGATGCAAAACTTGGATCACAAACGCATTCAGTTTGACTGGAAGACAAAATCATGGTATTTCCCACCAGATGGGTGGCTCACAATATTTTCCAGTGTTGCACTGTGAGATGTgttataattatgttattataagTTACCTGAATGTCGTTTTCACAGTAATTATTTTCCACCAAGAGAACTTATTGATTGATTTAGAATAGTGATGTTTAAAAATACCAAAGTTGTGAGTCTGCCTCATCTTCAATTCTACGAAAATAAATATGATGTATAATAAGGTGCTAGTTCATATGTATAAATATGCGAAGAAGTGTACAATCAAATCACTTTATTGACTTGAAGATACAAAGGTCTTAACATAtcacttgtctttttttttggatgcgaatatgttttctattgtttttttttttcatccttaaACTATATATCAAACACCAATAGCAAATACATCTTTCTTTTCAGAAACTTGTATCTTTTGCTCATGATGTAATCATAAATGGAACATTTAATAACCCAAACAAGTGAAACCACAAAACATCATATTTCTCATCTTAATGGGTAACTTTAGATGCAGTTTTAAGAGACaactaatatgaaatgttttaaaggCCACACTGCAAATGGATTTTCCATGGCACCACATGCATATGGAGTGTAATCATCACTGTGGGAGAACTGAGATGGAGGAAAATAACGCCAATTTATGtgatacttttaaaacatttgcaaGGGCTTCATGTGTGTGTGGGGCTATTTGCAGAGTCACTCCTTTGTGCCCAGCGTGCTTTCGGACTAAACTCAGCAAGCAATATTTTCATAGAATAAAGGCTGTATGGAGAATATTAAGTTAAATGCTAAATGCAAGCAGAGCCTCTACGTTACACTATATGGCTGCTTGTGTTGGGGCCCAGCATGTCTAccatttggtgtgtgtgtttttctattgtttttgttattgctATTTTTATACTTATAATCATTTTATATGACTGGCATAAAGCAGTTTTtgaaaaactgaagtaaaaaaaatggtGCAAGGCATGAACACCGTGTATGTAACATGAACCTTTTATTTGTACCATTAAGGAGAATGTATTGATGAATCAACACATTAAACTTGAACTGGGTttgatattttttaacaaagtcaCCGATAAGGAAACAAGGTACAATAAAACAGGCTTCTTGAGATAAAAAATGAATTCAGTATGTCAGCAACAGACCTCACAGAAGAGGCGAATGAGAGATTTTGGCTACAATTCAAAACCCAGAATTCCTCATAGAATGttgccagcagagggcagcagataAATAAAGATCCTACAATATAAGTTTGAGCCGGAATTTATTAACAGTAGCTAGTACTTCACTTCTATCAGCAGCAGATCATGTAAGGACTGAAAAAAGCTTGCTCATTGGTGCTATGTACACATTTCCTCTTTACACTCCGAAATACTTGTCATTTACCGTAACAGGGCTGAGATGAGTAAGGCCTTGAGCAGTGTGATGTATTGTAAGTCTTACAGTGGTTTCATAGGTGCTAACTGAATACTTTGcaaatgtgtttaattcagaagaGCCAAACGGTGTCAGCGTGTCAAGTTACATCAACAGCTCATCCATTCAAATGAACAAATCATGCCTCGACGCTAGGTACCTCGCTAGATTTTGCCAGAAAATTGATTTGTTTTCAGATTATTGTATTGAAACCCAAGAACCGTGGCCTTCTAATGCATCTCATGAAAGGGATTGATAGTTTTCCTGATTAGCAGACAGTTCCTGTGCCTTCTAATGCACCGGTGCCTTCAGCGTGAGCCAAAAGCCCAGCTAGTGTTTGATCATTCACACTGGGCATGTACTCGTGGCAGCGACTTTGATGAATTAGGTGGTGTTGTGAAACCAGTGCTATTTATTCTCCTTAATGTCAAGCCCTTGGAAAGAGCATACTGATAGGAACATGTTTTAGCATTATCCATTGCAATGAAGAATGCACATGGTCTCGGAAGGAGAAGATGAACGAACTTCATTCGGTTTATGGTCATGCGGCTGTAGTGGATGTTAAATTTATACTAATAAATGTATCGTATGATAAAATTAGTATCTGAGATCAAACCTCATGGTTTAGGCTTCTCCCAAAAGAGGAACCTCTCTTGAAGTAGATGAATGCACTGTTAAATACTATGAACTAAAAATATGATAAGTGAGTAATGGCAGCCCACAGAGGAATTTAGATAACAGACGGGGTTCCAGGGGTGGAGGATACACAGGCctaaaagaaaacatgaaatgACTTGCGTGTAAATGCATCCATTTACGGGCAGGTTTCTAAATCTACTTTCAATCTGCTGCTTTCAAACCATCTGTAGCCTCTCCTCTTTTGAATCAAACTAGATACAATCTAAATGCTAATCAATTTCAGCAACAAGCTCTTTTAGGGCTGACGGATTTTCTGCCGCACTCTGTGGTGTCCAGGGGGACTGAAGTGATGAGGCTTTGTTGGCGTTCTGGAGATCAGTGGACCTTTAAGACTCTCTcttgtgaatgaaaaaaaatacatgaagttCACTACATGTGCTTCCGGCATAGTACAATGAGACTGATAACATTTTTGGAATGCCTATAAATGAACTTGTCTGGTCATGTAGACAATAAAACACAGGCTGCATCATAAATCTTATACATTTCTCTATTATGtaatacacaaacacatgtgAACAGAGTACTATGTCCAAATTCACAGTATTTATTAAACAGAAGGCAAAATAGTAGTCCCTTGATGAACTACTATTTCCGGTGAGATTCAGAAGTGTGCatctttactatcccatgagacCATGGGAGAGGATTTGTTAGTGTAAGTTAAGGGACACAACTGATGCTGTAGGCCACATGAcaataataacattacaaatgtagTACGTGCAGATTACCATTTTTAATGGTCGAAAATTAATTACTTATTCGGTAGCTAAAGTATGcgatttcagatgcagccatagTTATATTTTTTGCATAAGCATTCACATAGGTGATCAGAATAGCTGTTATAGTTTTGAATATCTACTGTCCGTAAAGAGCAGAACACACAAGGTGAGGTAGCGATGTTCTAAGACAGTGGATAAAGTGGGATCCATACTCCATTTTGGAGGATCAATGCTCCAGGAGACCACGAGGAGAGAGGGATTATGTCAATAATACTAATAACCATGGCTGGGTCTTTAACTATGCCAATCTCTGAAACTCACACTGAAATCCCCGTTATAGTTGGACTGTGTTTGATTCCAACTGtgcaaataattaatattacCGTGAAGAAATGTTTACACTTTAAATACTGTAAACACTTCTGATTGTACCTTTATGCCATCAATTAGTGTTCACTGTTTCTTAAATATGCTGTTTAATTGAGATTGGGGCCATTATTATTTCCTAATGACTCGTCAAGCCCCCCACTAACATAGGGCATAACACACCCAAGCATTAATTAAATCAGGAGCCGTGTCCTCTGGGCACCGTAGTCCAGTTCGCTCGGTGCAGAAGAAGGGCAATTTGAACATAACCTCAATCTGGGATTTTTTCCCAAATGAAATAGTGAAACTGCCGCACACAGTAATTAAGGAGACAGTGCCCCCTGAGTGCCCCCGTCCTGGCCTTGCATCAGCTCACAGGCCTTTAATATTTCATCAAGATCTCTCCTGCTCTCACCTGTGCTCGTAGAGACTCTAGCAGACGCTAGAATAACGCTTATTCTGTCACTCTCTCAAAACCATTGGCTTGACCCCAGAGAATCAAACTTTACCCTTCTAATCTGACAACATTTACCCATtacacacatctgcacacacCTTTCTAACGATAAACtaccataataaaataaaaaaataaaaagtgaacagcttCATCCGAAATCACATACTGTCTAGTACTGTATGTACTATATTAGAcattactacaaataccatgattAAATTATAGTTAGTGTAgaaaatacatatgcatatatgtatTTTCAGAACAGGTTGATCATAATGATTGGAAAAAACCTTTTTTGAAACTCTGAATCAACTGAAACAGTTGCTTTCGCAAAATGATTCAGTGTTTCGAAGACCACGGATACACTGGTCACTGAATCAAAACCCATCTAATTCATGTTTAACACCTTTAACAAACCAATTGCAAATATTTtcccaaataattaaaaataaaattacaattacaattaaagtACTATAAAGATTTGGTTTAGGAAGTCATCATTTGCTGGAATCCAGTGATTTGTTATGTTTGAAACAACCTCTGACTTTGTGTGGAACTATTTTCATTGGCAAAGCAACAATGAACAAATGTCTTCTCAGTATTATTATAGGAAAAACCATAAGTAGTACTTGTTTTTTGAACTGTTGCATTTAATCACCATCACACTTACATAGGAAAAACAACGAAAGAGCAGCACAGTGGAATACAAAAACGAGTTCTGTGgttcactggacccttactgttgtgatatttctgtcatcatttatatatatactcatgttgtttcaaaccagaAAACTACATTCATGATACCATTGTTGTCAGCTTTTATTtcagcctttttatttatttttttcataaaatgttctagacaaaatattaagcatcaccgACATGAGTCACAATGACATCTATTCTGCATTTGGTGAGATATAAAATGTCATGACAAAGAGGCGCCGGTTGGCATTATTTATACAGCAACCACACAGTAATTTGGGGATCACAAGCGTTTGATCTCTAAACTGAGCTCTCTAAAAGCTTTCCGTTTGAAGAGAGCATCAGGTCTCAGCAGTGCGTTGGGAGCTAGTGGCGGCAACAGCGTTAGTAAATCATAAGAGTAAACAGAGATGC is part of the Carassius auratus strain Wakin chromosome 27, ASM336829v1, whole genome shotgun sequence genome and encodes:
- the LOC113045569 gene encoding dermatan-sulfate epimerase-like protein — its product is MVMENMQRSALLLCVLAVGLAFCGISSASDRNVSLNEHQTDNTSLSAHLHPKLYFDQTELRLMKQRATTTHRQIFKVIRNAVSVMLSNAALYQPPVSHEDFGKKWNEIYGNNLPPLALYCLLQPEDATASQFLIEYMDRMVEYPDWTVSSAPNDEVPIAHSLTGFATAYDFIYTFLDTRRRLRYLRKIRSVTEELFELSKHRGWGKQFLQNHQTTNILAILIGALVAGEHNDPETMIWKQISVNYMEKTMFLLSHIVDGSLDEGVAYGSYTAKSITQYVYLALRHFQIDNTQNNWLRAHFMFYFATLLPGFQRTVGIADSNYNWFYGPESQLVFLDAYVIQNGSGNWLAKQIRKHRPKDGPMMQSAAQRWATLHTEYIWYESALTPQPPPEFNKSTMHIFSNWGVVTYGAGLPQDQGNTFVSFKSGKLGGRAVYDIVHAQPYSWVEGWTNFNPGHEHPDQNSFTFAPNGQVFVSEALYGPKYSYLNNVLVFAPSPTSQCMQPWEGQLGECSKWLRWGEKEVGDTAGEVIAASSHQDMLFVSGESVSAYSSAMKLKSVYRALVLLNSQTLLVLDHIEKHKLSPLNSLSAFFHNLDIDLRYVPHRSFGKYNGALMDVWDAHYKMFWLDAQGSSPVARIQEAEQAAEFKKRWTQYINVTFPMENTVTRVAYLMHGPYVKVSDCRFIDNSKSGVKISVTLNDTETVVSIVTNYEDIEARHGYLGFAGFAKTEDNRRIVQFGRGIQTLPSRVANYFVFDFGLVVNISAALTLCFGLAFVMKKRKCHVSFSMLIHCTLVCVLFLWVTELLSLFYGCEQLLCNVKSEDSSIYDGTDSSVHDLLPIITITSMPGSGAEILQHLFDNSSDFVYLRIPSTYLRFPVSPFVSLVDACELSKADAQNGRFRVIQGWFHSLVHNVKLHLQNIQLHQSNDETENKVKEKGQRKRRMLLSEQTRIGSGKATQMDFAYIQELRQHLVKYPNARPVLNMGSGGWFLKMPYLQEVIGHSLRSVHVVRDPRAWIYLMLYSSKPSLYLRKNIKRHIVNIFKQNIDDVDQGCAIVDSQFLSLKKILSQPDPNPVWLLAQLWMAHNSAGLKVSASLPPQMYLIVKFEDVVYFPEETARKIHTFLGIPVAPAALNQLIFATSTNLYNLIYEGDISPAKINMWKENMAVDEIKLIEDTCWPVMERLGYKRHTVSHSSL